A region of Chitinophaga horti DNA encodes the following proteins:
- a CDS encoding copper homeostasis protein CutC, translating into MKITLEICAASVASCIAAQEGGADRIELCDNLLEGGTTPSYATISLAREKVNIALYPIIRPRGGDFLYSDLEFETMKRDIAICKQLGCDGVVIGILTPDGKVDIGRNKTLVALAWPMGVTFHRAFDMTDDPMQALEDVIATGCERILTSGHRNTAIEGASLIAELVQKADGRITIMAGSGVRSTNIAELISTTGAQEFHTTAKAYSDSGMVYRNPNVSMGGIPGVPEYGISQTQAAEVKLILSIAGETNN; encoded by the coding sequence ATGAAGATAACGCTTGAAATATGTGCGGCCTCCGTGGCATCATGCATAGCCGCGCAGGAAGGCGGTGCAGATCGTATTGAACTGTGCGACAACCTGCTGGAAGGCGGCACCACGCCCAGTTATGCAACGATCTCACTGGCGAGGGAAAAAGTGAACATCGCACTGTACCCTATCATTCGTCCGCGTGGCGGCGACTTCCTGTACAGCGACCTGGAATTTGAAACGATGAAACGTGACATTGCGATCTGTAAACAACTTGGCTGCGATGGCGTCGTAATCGGCATACTCACGCCGGATGGCAAGGTGGATATCGGGCGTAACAAAACGTTGGTAGCACTGGCCTGGCCGATGGGCGTTACGTTTCATCGTGCGTTTGATATGACCGACGATCCCATGCAGGCATTGGAAGATGTGATTGCCACCGGTTGCGAACGTATACTTACCTCCGGGCACCGCAACACCGCGATCGAAGGCGCTTCGCTGATCGCGGAACTGGTACAGAAAGCGGATGGTCGCATTACAATCATGGCAGGTTCGGGCGTACGGTCGACCAACATCGCGGAGCTGATCTCCACTACCGGTGCGCAGGAGTTTCATACCACTGCGAAGGCTTACAGCGATAGTGGCATGGTTTATCGCAACCCGAATGTTAGTATGGGCGGCATACCCGGCGTACCTGAGTATGGTATTTCCCAGACACAGGCAGCGGAGGTGAAACTCATCCTGAGCATCGCAGGCGAAACAAATAATTAA
- a CDS encoding N(4)-(beta-N-acetylglucosaminyl)-L-asparaginase translates to MQNRRKFLSSALVGAAAFSLGLPAAEAQEKKKRKRAGKASGPIVISTWDFGRAANRAAWDVLKTGGTALDAVEAGVKIPEADPNNHTVGYSGFPDRDGRVTLDACIMDDKGNCGSVAALEHIVHPISVARAVMEKTPHVMLVGDGALQFALAQGFEKTNLLTPESEKAWKEWLIKAEYKPVINIENKSYDKGPSAFNPLMLPGNVYNHDTIGMVALDANGNLSGACTTSGMAFKMHGRVGDSPIIGAGLYVDNEVGAATSTGLGEEVIRVVGSFLVVELMRQGYSPEAACKEAVTRIVKKNPERAKGIQIGFLALNKKGEHGAYCLHKGFNYAVCTGDTEDKNILIDGKQYFS, encoded by the coding sequence ATGCAAAACAGACGTAAATTTTTAAGCAGCGCCCTAGTTGGCGCTGCTGCCTTTTCACTGGGTTTGCCCGCAGCGGAAGCGCAGGAAAAAAAGAAAAGGAAACGTGCCGGCAAAGCTTCCGGCCCGATCGTGATATCTACCTGGGACTTCGGCCGCGCAGCCAACCGTGCTGCCTGGGATGTGTTGAAGACCGGCGGTACTGCGCTCGATGCGGTAGAAGCCGGCGTTAAAATACCCGAAGCAGATCCGAACAACCATACCGTGGGTTACAGCGGCTTTCCCGACCGCGACGGCCGGGTTACGCTCGACGCCTGCATTATGGACGACAAAGGCAATTGTGGCTCCGTAGCGGCCCTTGAGCACATTGTACATCCGATCTCCGTGGCACGCGCCGTGATGGAGAAAACACCGCACGTGATGCTCGTAGGCGATGGCGCCTTGCAATTCGCACTGGCACAAGGTTTTGAGAAAACGAACCTGCTCACGCCGGAGTCAGAAAAGGCCTGGAAAGAATGGCTCATTAAAGCGGAATACAAACCCGTTATCAACATCGAAAACAAATCGTACGACAAAGGTCCGTCGGCGTTCAATCCGCTGATGCTGCCGGGCAACGTATACAATCACGATACGATCGGCATGGTCGCGCTGGATGCCAATGGCAACCTTTCCGGCGCCTGCACGACCAGCGGCATGGCGTTTAAAATGCACGGCCGCGTAGGCGACTCCCCTATCATTGGGGCGGGATTGTATGTGGATAACGAAGTGGGCGCGGCTACCTCTACCGGTTTAGGCGAAGAAGTGATCCGCGTAGTGGGCAGCTTCCTCGTGGTAGAACTGATGCGCCAGGGCTATTCTCCCGAAGCGGCCTGTAAAGAGGCAGTTACCCGCATCGTGAAGAAAAATCCGGAACGCGCCAAGGGAATACAGATCGGGTTCCTGGCGCTCAACAAAAAGGGCGAGCATGGCGCTTACTGTTTACACAAAGGTTTTAACTACGCAGTATGTACCGGCGATACGGAAGATAAAAACATCCTCATCGACGGTAAACAATACTTTTCATGA
- a CDS encoding ROK family protein: MSQQLAVGIDIGGTNTKFGIVDRRGNIISDGRMLTGAHPEVSMFIDELHGHLSKLIDAAGGMSQIKGIGVGAPNGNYYTGNIEYAPNLRWHGVIPLANLLNEKFGVPTRLTNDANAAAIGEMQYGAARGMKDIIMITLGTGVGSGIIANGQMIYGHDGFAGELGHCIVVPGGRLHPGTGMRGSLESYASATGVTNTAIEFLTERTEESLLRKYQKEEINSKVIFDAAMAGDHLAQEVYAFTGKILGEALANFVMFSSPEAIILFGGLTKAGDLIMKPVREHMEKNLLPIFQNKVKLMFSELRESDAAILGASGLAWEIQES; encoded by the coding sequence ATGAGTCAGCAATTAGCGGTGGGCATTGATATTGGCGGCACCAATACGAAATTCGGCATTGTAGATCGCCGCGGTAATATTATTTCAGATGGCAGAATGCTCACCGGTGCACATCCGGAAGTATCGATGTTCATCGACGAACTTCACGGCCACCTGTCTAAGCTGATTGATGCTGCAGGAGGTATGTCACAAATAAAAGGTATCGGCGTAGGCGCTCCTAACGGCAACTATTACACGGGTAATATCGAATACGCACCAAACCTCCGCTGGCACGGTGTAATTCCTTTGGCCAACCTGCTGAACGAAAAATTCGGTGTACCTACCCGCCTCACCAACGACGCTAACGCAGCGGCCATCGGTGAAATGCAGTACGGTGCGGCGCGTGGCATGAAAGATATCATTATGATCACCCTGGGCACAGGCGTGGGCAGCGGTATCATCGCCAACGGTCAAATGATTTATGGTCACGATGGTTTTGCGGGCGAACTGGGTCACTGCATCGTAGTGCCTGGTGGCAGACTGCACCCCGGTACAGGTATGCGTGGCTCCCTGGAGTCATACGCTTCCGCTACCGGCGTAACCAATACGGCGATCGAGTTCCTCACAGAACGTACGGAAGAAAGCCTGTTACGTAAGTATCAGAAAGAAGAGATCAACTCTAAAGTGATATTCGATGCAGCTATGGCGGGCGACCACCTGGCGCAGGAAGTATATGCGTTCACCGGTAAAATACTGGGTGAAGCACTGGCGAATTTCGTGATGTTCTCCAGCCCCGAAGCGATCATCCTGTTCGGCGGCCTCACCAAGGCGGGCGACCTGATCATGAAGCCGGTGAGGGAACATATGGAGAAGAATTTACTGCCGATTTTCCAGAATAAAGTGAAGCTGATGTTCTCTGAACTGAGAGAAAGTGACGCGGCTATCCTGGGTGCAAGCGGCCTTGCATGGGAGATACAAGAATCGTAA
- a CDS encoding sugar MFS transporter codes for MTSKTATSGANAGGYKQAMFIIGMLFFIFGFVTWLNSVLIPFLKQACELTDLQAFFVTFAFYISYFVMAIPSSGILKRIGFTKGMSLGLITMAIGSLIFVPAAQLRTFPLFLLGLFVQGTGLALLQTASNPYVTILGPIESAAKRISIMGICNKIAGMTGILVLGKLLFSDTNELSEKIKGLTGVELENELDLLASRVIIPYLIMAGVLLLLAFMVRKSNLPEINTEEEEKPTVSNVDSYGRTSVFQIPYLMLGVLCLFLYVGVEVLAIDSLTLYGEYNGISKDVANNFGIYSLIGFTVGYIIGIITIPKYMSQKTGLVISAILGVVFTIGALLTTGITSIAFMILLSFAHSLMWPGIWPLAINKLGRFTKLGSALLIMGIAGGALLPLVYGALADATGNRQLPFAIMIPCYLYILYFAVAGHKKGLPKLATA; via the coding sequence ATGACAAGTAAAACGGCCACGTCAGGCGCAAACGCAGGTGGTTACAAGCAAGCTATGTTTATTATCGGGATGTTGTTTTTCATCTTCGGCTTCGTAACCTGGCTAAACAGTGTACTCATACCTTTCCTGAAACAAGCCTGTGAATTAACCGACCTCCAGGCATTCTTCGTCACCTTTGCATTTTACATTTCTTATTTCGTGATGGCCATCCCATCTTCCGGCATCTTAAAGCGCATTGGTTTTACCAAGGGCATGTCACTCGGATTGATCACCATGGCGATCGGTTCATTGATCTTCGTGCCGGCCGCACAGCTGCGTACTTTCCCGCTGTTCCTGCTAGGATTGTTCGTACAGGGCACAGGCCTCGCACTGTTGCAAACCGCGTCTAACCCGTATGTAACGATCTTAGGCCCAATTGAAAGCGCTGCTAAACGCATCAGCATCATGGGCATTTGTAACAAGATCGCGGGTATGACGGGCATTCTCGTACTGGGTAAATTGCTGTTCAGCGATACCAACGAACTGTCCGAAAAGATCAAAGGTTTAACGGGTGTTGAACTGGAGAACGAACTGGACCTGCTGGCGTCACGTGTAATCATACCTTACCTCATCATGGCGGGTGTACTGCTGCTGCTGGCGTTTATGGTAAGAAAATCGAACCTTCCGGAGATTAATACAGAGGAAGAAGAGAAGCCGACTGTTTCCAATGTTGATTCGTACGGCCGTACCTCCGTTTTCCAGATCCCTTACCTGATGCTGGGCGTGCTTTGCCTGTTCCTATACGTAGGCGTGGAAGTGCTGGCGATCGACTCGCTGACGCTTTACGGCGAGTATAACGGCATTAGCAAAGACGTCGCCAACAACTTTGGTATTTACAGCCTGATCGGCTTCACCGTAGGTTATATCATCGGTATTATCACGATCCCGAAATACATGTCACAGAAAACCGGGTTAGTGATTTCTGCGATACTGGGCGTTGTCTTTACCATTGGTGCATTGTTAACGACAGGCATCACATCGATAGCGTTTATGATCCTGTTAAGCTTTGCGCATTCGTTGATGTGGCCTGGCATCTGGCCACTGGCGATCAACAAACTGGGCCGCTTTACCAAACTGGGCTCCGCGTTGCTGATCATGGGTATTGCCGGCGGCGCGCTGCTGCCATTGGTGTATGGCGCACTGGCCGATGCCACCGGTAACCGCCAGCTTCCTTTCGCGATCATGATCCCTTGCTACCTGTACATCCTGTACTTCGCGGTGGCTGGCCATAAAAAAGGACTGCCGAAACTGGCGACTGCTTAA
- the galK gene encoding galactokinase, which produces MIHEAKLRFHELYGNTPLIVTSPGRINLIGEHTDYNEGYVLPAAIDKKIVYAVALNGTDTVNAYATFTGEKESFSLKNIKPTSGWINYLMGVVYHLQQRGYDVKGFDCVVHGDIPVGAGLSSSAAVEGGLIAALDTLLSFGIERMEMAKIGQIAEHTFPGVKCGIMDQFANLHGRKDEVMLLDCRSLEYQYFPFKFSDTYKIVLCNSMVHHSLASSEYNVRREQCEKGVEILKEFIPGINSLRDVTAAQVEQYKDKLPGKIYDRCLYVTQENERVVKATELLKNGDLEGLGKLMYGSHDGLSKLYEVSCPELDFLVDCVRNNPDVAGARMMGGGFGGCTINLVKSAKADAFVAGMKKLYSEKFDEVMEVYVTSIEAGVTVFEEEPVH; this is translated from the coding sequence ATGATCCACGAAGCAAAACTGCGATTCCACGAATTATATGGAAATACGCCACTGATCGTTACTTCCCCCGGCAGGATCAACCTGATTGGAGAGCATACCGACTATAACGAAGGTTATGTACTGCCCGCTGCGATAGACAAAAAAATCGTGTATGCCGTTGCGTTGAACGGTACGGATACCGTGAATGCCTACGCGACTTTCACCGGCGAAAAAGAATCTTTTTCCCTGAAAAATATTAAACCCACTTCCGGCTGGATCAATTATCTGATGGGTGTTGTGTACCACCTCCAACAACGGGGCTACGATGTAAAAGGCTTCGATTGTGTCGTGCATGGCGACATTCCTGTTGGAGCGGGACTGTCCTCTTCCGCTGCGGTGGAAGGTGGTTTGATCGCTGCGCTCGATACGTTACTGAGCTTCGGCATAGAACGTATGGAAATGGCGAAGATCGGGCAGATTGCGGAGCATACTTTCCCAGGTGTGAAATGCGGTATTATGGACCAGTTTGCGAACCTGCATGGTCGTAAAGACGAGGTGATGCTGCTGGACTGTCGCAGCCTGGAGTATCAATACTTCCCGTTCAAATTTTCAGACACGTATAAGATCGTGTTATGTAATTCCATGGTGCATCATTCACTGGCCAGCTCGGAGTACAATGTGCGCCGCGAGCAGTGTGAAAAGGGCGTTGAGATCCTTAAGGAATTTATTCCCGGCATCAATAGCCTGCGCGATGTTACTGCTGCGCAGGTGGAACAATATAAAGACAAATTGCCCGGTAAAATTTACGACCGCTGCCTGTACGTTACGCAGGAAAACGAGCGCGTGGTGAAGGCTACTGAGTTGCTGAAAAACGGCGACCTGGAAGGCTTAGGTAAACTGATGTACGGCTCGCACGATGGGTTGAGCAAACTGTATGAAGTAAGCTGTCCGGAGTTAGACTTCCTGGTAGACTGTGTGCGCAATAACCCGGACGTTGCCGGTGCGCGTATGATGGGTGGTGGCTTCGGCGGTTGTACGATCAACCTGGTAAAATCAGCTAAGGCAGATGCGTTTGTTGCGGGTATGAAAAAACTTTACAGCGAAAAGTTTGATGAAGTGATGGAAGTGTATGTAACCAGCATAGAAGCAGGTGTAACGGTTTTTGAAGAGGAGCCGGTGCACTAA
- a CDS encoding MFS transporter has product MSSTQQVKRGTSPSFFVLVMVFFFWGFVAASNDILIPLFREKFNIQGWQSQLVGFAFYVAYFVGAVIYFLVSSAIKTDPLNRMGYKNGIIYGLIFSGLGTLIFYPAAELQSFPLMLTGLFVVALGFALQQIAANPFAIALGDPADGAKRLNLAGGINNFGATLGPVVVSAAIFGDIGPDAAKNASINDVKIPYLVLGALFVLVAVFFKISKLPAIRNDEAVEKGLGALKYPQLALGMVAIFTYVGVEVTIAANLGDYLRHTQQLDSANISQYVSLFWGSMMIGRWTAGSSAFNPSPNLKKILTVIIPFVAFAVFLGINMARGTDVSDLYVYAYCIIALIIAFFLSQDKPARQLLIFASFGIIAMLIGLFTTGKVALFAFISGGLFCSVMWPCIFTLATAGLGKYTSQGSAFLVMMILGGAIIPVLQSLLGGVEWIGIHHSYWLPVACFAYLAFFAIKVKNILKSQGIDYESAISGGH; this is encoded by the coding sequence ATGTCGTCGACGCAGCAAGTTAAACGGGGTACTTCCCCGTCGTTCTTTGTGCTGGTAATGGTTTTCTTCTTTTGGGGCTTCGTTGCCGCCTCAAATGATATCCTGATTCCACTGTTCAGAGAAAAATTCAACATTCAAGGCTGGCAATCACAATTAGTAGGTTTCGCCTTTTACGTGGCCTACTTTGTAGGCGCGGTCATCTATTTCCTCGTTTCAAGTGCTATTAAAACAGATCCGCTCAACCGGATGGGGTACAAAAATGGGATTATCTACGGCCTCATATTTTCCGGCCTCGGTACACTCATCTTTTACCCGGCTGCAGAATTACAGTCCTTCCCGCTCATGCTTACCGGCCTGTTCGTGGTGGCGCTTGGTTTCGCTCTGCAACAGATCGCAGCTAACCCATTCGCTATCGCGCTGGGCGACCCGGCAGATGGTGCTAAACGTCTGAACCTGGCAGGTGGTATCAACAACTTCGGCGCCACCCTCGGCCCCGTTGTAGTGAGTGCGGCTATCTTCGGCGACATTGGTCCGGATGCTGCGAAAAACGCATCTATCAACGATGTAAAAATACCTTACCTGGTACTGGGCGCGTTGTTCGTACTGGTAGCTGTGTTCTTCAAAATTTCCAAACTGCCTGCTATCCGTAACGACGAAGCAGTGGAGAAAGGCTTGGGCGCCTTGAAGTATCCGCAGCTGGCATTGGGCATGGTGGCCATCTTCACCTACGTAGGTGTGGAAGTTACCATCGCCGCTAACCTCGGCGACTACCTGCGTCATACCCAACAGCTGGATTCTGCGAACATCTCACAATACGTTTCCCTGTTCTGGGGCAGCATGATGATTGGTCGCTGGACGGCTGGTTCCAGTGCCTTCAACCCATCACCGAACCTGAAAAAAATACTGACGGTCATTATTCCTTTCGTAGCTTTCGCAGTGTTCCTGGGTATTAACATGGCACGTGGTACAGATGTATCTGACCTGTATGTATATGCTTACTGTATTATCGCGCTGATCATCGCATTCTTCCTGAGTCAGGACAAACCTGCAAGGCAGCTGCTGATCTTCGCCAGCTTCGGTATTATCGCGATGCTGATCGGTTTGTTCACTACTGGTAAAGTAGCACTGTTTGCCTTTATCAGCGGCGGTTTGTTCTGCTCCGTAATGTGGCCTTGTATTTTTACACTGGCAACTGCTGGTTTGGGTAAATATACCAGCCAGGGTTCAGCCTTCCTGGTGATGATGATACTCGGTGGTGCGATCATTCCTGTATTACAAAGCCTGCTCGGCGGTGTAGAATGGATCGGCATTCACCACTCCTACTGGTTACCGGTAGCATGTTTCGCGTACCTCGCATTCTTCGCAATCAAAGTTAAAAACATATTAAAATCTCAAGGCATCGATTATGAGTCAGCAATTAGCGGTGGGCATTGA
- a CDS encoding Gfo/Idh/MocA family protein codes for MNKHLHRRSFLKNTAAAGIGLSLLNTPARLLASQKKDKVRVAIIGVGARGIGHLDLCLKRSDVDVVAIADPDTERAIPQSRKMIEKAYGTKKKVAEYTKGPEDYLNMLKRGDIDAVIIATPWEWHTPQAVAAMKAGITPAVEVCGASDVQECWDLVNASEANRVPVFAMENVCYRRDVMAVLNMARQGLFGELLHLQGGYQHDLRAVKFNDGKQIYGGGVEFGDKAISEAKWRTNHSVHRNGDLYPTHGLGPVGTMIDLNRGNRLVSLTSVATKARGLHKYIVEGPNGGANHPNAKVQFKLGDIVSSLIQTTNGETIMLSHDTNLPRPYSLNFRVQGTNGLWMDDIHSIHIEGKSKPHSWDKTGDPKDAESYFGKYEHPLWAKYANDASGAGHGGMDWFVINSFIESIKRGTPYQLDVYDLATWYAITPLSEQSIAEGGSVQYIPDFTRGQWINRKPIFALNGDY; via the coding sequence ATGAACAAACATCTGCACCGCAGGAGTTTCCTGAAGAACACGGCGGCGGCGGGCATTGGCCTGTCATTGCTGAACACCCCGGCCCGGCTGCTGGCCTCCCAAAAAAAGGATAAGGTGCGTGTTGCCATTATCGGCGTTGGCGCCAGGGGCATCGGCCATCTTGATCTATGCCTGAAGCGCAGCGACGTTGATGTAGTGGCCATCGCGGACCCCGACACAGAACGGGCCATTCCGCAAAGCCGTAAGATGATCGAAAAGGCTTACGGCACAAAGAAGAAAGTGGCCGAGTACACCAAAGGCCCCGAAGATTACCTGAACATGCTGAAACGCGGCGACATCGATGCGGTGATTATTGCCACCCCCTGGGAATGGCATACACCACAGGCTGTAGCAGCGATGAAAGCAGGCATCACACCCGCGGTGGAAGTTTGCGGCGCCAGTGATGTACAGGAGTGCTGGGACCTGGTGAACGCCAGCGAAGCGAACCGCGTACCGGTTTTTGCCATGGAAAACGTATGTTATCGCCGAGATGTAATGGCGGTGTTAAACATGGCGCGCCAGGGCCTGTTCGGTGAACTGCTGCATCTGCAAGGCGGCTACCAGCACGATTTACGTGCGGTGAAGTTCAACGACGGCAAACAAATTTACGGCGGTGGCGTGGAGTTTGGCGACAAAGCGATTTCGGAAGCCAAATGGAGAACGAACCACTCGGTGCACCGTAACGGCGACCTCTATCCCACGCACGGCCTCGGCCCTGTTGGTACGATGATCGACCTTAACCGCGGCAACCGCCTGGTATCGCTTACTTCTGTCGCCACGAAAGCGCGCGGCCTGCACAAGTACATCGTGGAAGGCCCTAACGGTGGCGCCAATCACCCGAACGCCAAGGTACAATTCAAACTGGGCGATATCGTAAGTTCCCTGATCCAGACGACGAACGGTGAAACGATCATGCTTAGCCACGACACGAACCTGCCACGCCCCTACTCGCTAAACTTCCGCGTACAGGGTACGAATGGTTTATGGATGGACGATATCCACTCCATTCACATCGAAGGCAAAAGCAAACCACACAGCTGGGACAAAACCGGCGATCCCAAAGATGCAGAAAGCTACTTCGGCAAGTACGAACACCCGTTGTGGGCGAAGTATGCGAACGACGCATCTGGTGCGGGTCACGGAGGTATGGACTGGTTTGTGATCAACTCGTTCATCGAGTCTATCAAACGCGGCACGCCTTACCAGCTCGACGTGTACGACCTGGCTACCTGGTATGCGATTACGCCATTAAGCGAGCAATCTATCGCGGAAGGCGGCTCCGTTCAGTACATCCCGGACTTTACCCGCGGACAGTGGATCAACCGCAAACCCATCTTTGCACTCAACGGCGACTATTAA
- a CDS encoding alpha-L-fucosidase, translating into MKKTILLFSLFSSILAGANAQTPVGPVPSKAQLAWHNMEYYMFIHFGVNTFTDKEWGHGDEDPAVFNPSQLDARQWARTAKAAGMKGIIITAKHHDGFCLWPSAYSTHTVRESKWKNGKGDVLAELSAACKEYGLKFGVYLSPWDRNHPDYGTDKYNQTFVNQLTEVHTKYGDVFEQWFDGANGEGPNGKKQVYDWPLFNGTVYKHHPDAIIFSDAGPGCRWIGNERGFAGETNWSTLNRSEFAPGSGGIEKVLNEGQENGTDWVPGEADVSIRPGWFYSPATDDKVKSLNELLDIYYGSVGRNANLLLNIPVDRRGLIHKNDSLRLMELRKELDATFKRNLAKGTGVLTDGNTNTFWTAPTAQDAAFELTFPKAVTFNRFQVQEAIAYGQRVRAFKVEAWQNGAYKEIASQTTIGYKRILRLPLTTATKLRITILDAKAPALISEVALFRAPEVLASPVFSRNKQGDVIITAASADPALHYTLNGSEPTIKSPRYTGPIPFAAGGTVKAKAFVDNGKRSAATVTAEYDIAPTKWRVTYADTAAPRRQPELAIDGDPKTAWSTPGGDNGYPHEIKVDLGEVLHLKGFTYLPVGGEQPNGVIAEYMFETSLDGKTWGDYLLKGAFDNILNSPVQQRVLFDRTVKARYIRFVALRGANPRQHWASVAELGIITK; encoded by the coding sequence ATGAAGAAAACGATCTTACTATTTTCTCTTTTCAGTTCGATACTGGCGGGCGCGAACGCGCAGACGCCTGTGGGCCCCGTGCCTTCAAAGGCGCAACTGGCCTGGCATAACATGGAGTATTACATGTTTATCCACTTTGGCGTAAACACCTTTACCGACAAAGAGTGGGGCCATGGAGATGAGGACCCGGCCGTGTTTAATCCCTCGCAGCTGGACGCCCGCCAATGGGCGCGTACCGCGAAGGCAGCCGGTATGAAAGGTATTATCATCACCGCTAAACACCATGATGGCTTTTGCCTGTGGCCGAGCGCCTACAGTACGCACACCGTGCGCGAAAGCAAATGGAAAAATGGCAAGGGCGACGTGCTGGCAGAACTCTCCGCCGCCTGTAAGGAATACGGCCTGAAGTTCGGCGTATACCTGTCACCCTGGGACCGCAATCATCCTGACTACGGTACGGATAAATATAACCAGACGTTCGTGAACCAGCTTACCGAAGTGCATACCAAGTATGGCGATGTATTCGAACAATGGTTTGATGGGGCGAACGGCGAAGGTCCGAACGGTAAAAAGCAAGTGTACGACTGGCCGCTGTTTAATGGTACGGTGTACAAACATCATCCCGATGCGATCATCTTCAGCGATGCGGGTCCTGGTTGCCGGTGGATCGGCAATGAACGTGGCTTTGCAGGCGAAACGAACTGGAGCACCCTGAATCGCAGCGAGTTTGCGCCAGGTTCCGGCGGTATCGAGAAGGTGTTGAATGAAGGACAGGAGAACGGTACAGACTGGGTACCCGGCGAAGCAGATGTATCCATCCGTCCGGGATGGTTTTACAGTCCGGCTACGGATGATAAAGTGAAGTCACTCAACGAGCTGCTCGACATTTACTACGGCTCTGTGGGTCGTAACGCCAACTTGTTACTGAACATCCCGGTTGATCGCCGCGGCCTTATTCATAAAAATGATTCTTTACGGTTGATGGAGTTGCGTAAGGAGCTGGATGCCACGTTCAAACGCAACCTCGCAAAAGGCACGGGGGTGTTAACCGACGGCAATACGAATACCTTCTGGACGGCCCCCACGGCCCAAGACGCCGCTTTCGAGCTGACGTTCCCGAAGGCCGTAACGTTTAACCGTTTCCAGGTGCAGGAGGCGATTGCTTACGGGCAGCGTGTGCGGGCGTTTAAGGTGGAAGCCTGGCAGAACGGTGCTTACAAAGAAATTGCCAGCCAAACGACGATCGGTTACAAACGTATCCTGCGTTTACCGCTGACGACCGCTACGAAGCTGCGCATTACCATCCTGGATGCCAAAGCGCCGGCGCTGATCAGCGAAGTGGCACTGTTTCGTGCGCCGGAAGTGCTGGCCAGCCCGGTATTCAGTCGCAACAAACAGGGCGATGTGATCATTACGGCGGCTTCTGCCGATCCGGCATTGCATTACACCCTCAACGGCAGCGAGCCTACGATCAAATCGCCGCGTTACACCGGCCCCATTCCTTTTGCGGCGGGCGGTACGGTAAAAGCAAAGGCGTTTGTAGACAATGGTAAACGTTCTGCCGCGACCGTAACGGCTGAATACGACATTGCACCCACCAAATGGCGCGTAACCTACGCAGATACCGCGGCACCCAGGCGGCAGCCCGAACTGGCGATCGATGGCGATCCGAAAACTGCCTGGTCGACCCCTGGCGGCGATAACGGCTACCCGCATGAAATAAAAGTTGATCTTGGCGAAGTGTTACACCTGAAAGGCTTTACGTATCTGCCCGTAGGCGGGGAGCAGCCCAACGGTGTGATCGCAGAATATATGTTCGAAACCAGCCTGGACGGCAAAACCTGGGGGGACTACCTACTTAAAGGAGCTTTCGATAATATTCTTAACAGCCCGGTGCAACAGCGGGTGCTTTTTGACCGCACGGTGAAGGCGAGGTACATACGCTTTGTGGCCCTGCGTGGCGCCAATCCCAGGCAGCATTGGGCAAGTGTTGCCGAGCTGGGTATCATAACCAAATGA
- a CDS encoding endonuclease/exonuclease/phosphatase family protein, which yields MKKFTILLFTLAASYTHAQQRIKVLTYNIHHGENVNGEQQLQGIANVILATDPDLVALQEVDSVTNRSRKADQLKELAAQTGMYIYFGKAMNFDGGGYGTGILSKFPIRERYTLALPGNGGGSEPRAAAIVTVRVPGKDSLLQFVSTHLDHLDDPAARLQQVNTLLQHLKTGYPAIIAGDFNAHPEAKEIALLKAQFTDATHQLGGTWPSAKPEKKLDYIFLHGKNKWEVKNAMVVGEAIASDHRPVLCELELK from the coding sequence ATGAAAAAGTTCACTATCCTGCTTTTTACCCTCGCAGCCAGCTACACACATGCCCAGCAACGGATCAAAGTATTGACGTATAACATTCATCACGGCGAGAATGTGAACGGTGAACAGCAACTGCAGGGCATCGCAAACGTCATACTGGCCACCGACCCGGACCTTGTGGCTTTGCAGGAGGTAGATAGTGTAACCAATCGCTCACGCAAGGCCGATCAGCTAAAGGAACTGGCGGCACAAACGGGCATGTACATTTACTTTGGTAAGGCGATGAACTTTGACGGGGGCGGTTACGGTACAGGCATCCTGTCTAAGTTCCCGATAAGGGAGCGATATACGTTGGCCTTACCTGGCAATGGCGGCGGCAGCGAGCCACGCGCGGCGGCAATTGTTACGGTTCGTGTACCCGGCAAGGATAGTTTACTTCAATTCGTCAGCACCCACCTCGATCACCTGGATGATCCTGCGGCACGCTTACAACAGGTAAATACGCTTTTACAGCACCTTAAAACCGGTTACCCGGCCATTATCGCAGGCGACTTTAACGCGCATCCCGAAGCGAAGGAAATTGCGCTGTTGAAAGCGCAATTCACCGATGCCACGCATCAACTGGGTGGCACCTGGCCATCTGCCAAACCGGAAAAAAAACTGGACTACATCTTCCTCCACGGGAAAAATAAATGGGAGGTCAAAAATGCAATGGTAGTCGGCGAAGCCATAGCGTCCGATCACCGTCCCGTACTTTGTGAGCTGGAACTGAAATAA